The proteins below come from a single Actinomycetota bacterium genomic window:
- a CDS encoding vitamin K epoxide reductase family protein: MTLLRLRVVHGVLALLGLGITGYLSWAELAGGSPTCVIGGGCATVQSSDYAEIAGISLSYLGFVTYAFMLISAFLPGFPGRLLGIITSVGGLLFSLWLLFAEIFLIKAICPWCVASLVVMVLAFVVAVLRIWKAGDLGPDDAVPPGRAARAGAAKG, from the coding sequence CTGACGCTGCTGAGGCTGCGGGTGGTCCATGGTGTCCTCGCCCTTCTCGGGCTGGGCATTACGGGCTACCTGTCGTGGGCGGAGCTGGCCGGGGGTTCCCCGACGTGCGTGATCGGCGGCGGCTGCGCCACCGTGCAGAGCTCCGACTACGCCGAGATCGCGGGCATCTCGCTGTCGTACCTCGGGTTCGTCACCTACGCCTTCATGTTGATCTCGGCGTTCCTGCCGGGATTCCCCGGGCGCCTGCTGGGCATCATCACGAGCGTGGGTGGCCTGCTGTTCTCGCTCTGGCTCCTGTTCGCGGAGATCTTCCTCATCAAGGCCATCTGCCCGTGGTGCGTCGCGAGCCTCGTGGTGATGGTGCTCGCCTTCGTCGTGGCCGTCTTGCGCATCTGGAAGGCGGGCGACCTGGGACCCGATGATGCGGTGCCACCTGGCCGGGCGGCACGGGCGGGCGCGGCAAAGGGCTAG
- a CDS encoding prepilin peptidase, producing MEALSARSARSAWHLRPYGGAVAVLVLILALIPAVAWDLRRRIIPDLVVLPALAAVLVIGAIGDRAWWQPLASGALVALLLLVPALIRPEGMGMGDVKLGALIGAALGVAAGLLAVLAGLVLAAAWGFALAVARGARPSTVALPLAPFLAAGVLLVVGPAAFVHSAHGTGHRHPPAAGAAVRPAPLGRWQRGGHPALAGLRAGDGAPHAGRAGARGGAPARGRRDRGRGAGPGCRERGGCPAVRARHR from the coding sequence ATAGAGGCGCTCTCGGCACGATCCGCGCGATCCGCGTGGCATCTCCGCCCGTACGGTGGCGCCGTGGCAGTGCTGGTGCTGATTCTCGCGCTCATCCCCGCCGTGGCGTGGGACCTCCGCCGGCGCATCATCCCCGATCTGGTGGTGCTGCCCGCGCTGGCGGCGGTGCTGGTGATCGGGGCGATCGGGGACCGCGCGTGGTGGCAGCCGCTGGCATCGGGCGCGCTGGTGGCGCTGCTGCTGCTGGTGCCGGCGCTCATACGACCCGAGGGCATGGGAATGGGCGACGTGAAGTTGGGCGCGCTGATCGGCGCCGCCCTCGGCGTGGCGGCGGGCCTGCTCGCCGTGCTGGCGGGTCTGGTGCTCGCCGCGGCATGGGGGTTCGCCTTGGCGGTTGCGCGCGGCGCGCGGCCGTCGACGGTGGCCCTGCCGCTCGCGCCGTTCCTCGCCGCGGGGGTGCTGCTGGTGGTCGGTCCGGCGGCCTTCGTACACTCGGCGCATGGAACAGGTCATCGTCACCCGCCTGCGGCCGGCGCCGCCGTACGACCTGCGCCTCTCGGCAGGTGGCAGCGCGGGGGGCACCCGGCGCTGGCAGGGCTCCGTGCTGGTGATGGCGCTCCACACGCCGGCCGGGCCGGCGCGCGCGGCGGTGCGCCAGCGCGCGGACGGCGAGATCGAGGCCGCGGTGCGGGGCCCGGATGCCGCGAGCGCGGTGGATGCCCTGCGGTTCGCGCTCGCCATAGGTGA
- a CDS encoding ribonuclease HI encodes MSHRHQHPVTVVTDGACSGNGTDDARGGWAAIIIAADGSEVVLTGAEAPSTNNRMELMAAIEGLAATPDGSTVDLVTDSSYLARAITDDWLGSWQRRGWKTAGKKPVANRDLWERLLAQLARHEAVQPRLVRGHAGHELNERADRLAQDAAATAEATTPPMDGTASEQMGFDIT; translated from the coding sequence ATGAGCCACCGCCACCAGCACCCCGTCACCGTCGTCACCGACGGCGCCTGCTCGGGCAACGGCACCGACGATGCCCGCGGCGGCTGGGCGGCCATCATCATCGCGGCCGACGGGTCCGAGGTGGTGCTCACGGGTGCCGAGGCCCCCAGCACGAACAACCGCATGGAGCTCATGGCCGCCATCGAGGGCCTCGCCGCCACGCCGGACGGCTCGACGGTGGACCTGGTGACCGACTCCTCATACCTGGCCAGGGCCATCACCGACGACTGGCTGGGGTCGTGGCAGCGGCGCGGATGGAAGACGGCCGGCAAGAAGCCCGTTGCCAACCGTGACCTCTGGGAACGCCTGCTGGCGCAGCTCGCCCGGCATGAGGCGGTGCAGCCCCGGCTCGTGCGGGGGCATGCCGGGCACGAGCTCAACGAGCGGGCCGACCGCCTCGCGCAGGACGCCGCGGCCACGGCCGAGGCCACCACCCCGCCGATGGACGGCACCGCCTCGGAACAGATGGGTTTCGACATCACCTGA